From Vibrio artabrorum, a single genomic window includes:
- a CDS encoding cupin domain-containing protein yields MNAFFILDENPWEELGGGIKRKIVAYTDDLMAVHLCFDKGAIGHPHTHEIHDQIGYVVRGSFEAEIDGEKKVLKEGDAYFARKHMMHGAVALEQDSILLDIFNPAREDFLK; encoded by the coding sequence ATGAACGCTTTCTTTATTTTAGATGAAAACCCATGGGAAGAACTTGGCGGCGGAATTAAACGTAAAATCGTTGCTTATACTGACGATCTTATGGCTGTACACCTATGTTTTGATAAAGGCGCTATTGGCCATCCCCATACCCACGAGATCCACGACCAAATCGGTTATGTGGTTCGTGGCAGCTTCGAAGCTGAAATTGATGGGGAGAAGAAAGTGCTTAAAGAAGGCGATGCTTACTTCGCCCGTAAACACATGATGCACGGTGCGGTTGCACTAGAGCAAGACAGCATCCTTCTTGATATCTTCAACCCTGCGCGTGAAGATTTCCTAAAATAA